In the genome of Colwellia sp. PAMC 21821, the window TGGCATCAACGGGCATATTAGTATTGCTGACGGTTGTGTGTTTACCGGTATGACCATGGTGACAAAATCATTATCAGAGCCTGGTGTATACTCGTCTGGTATGCCATGCCAACCTAATAAAGAATGGCACAAAAATAATGCTAGAATCAAAAAACTAGAATCGTTAACTAAACGGTTAAATATTTTAGAAAAAGCTAGCAAGATGACGTCATAGTTAAGTCAATAGAGGAACAAATTTTGGAATTGCAAAATAATATTATCGATGTCGAAGAAATTAAAACATTAATACCACACCGTTACCCGTTTTTATTAGTTGATCGTGTACTAGATTATACGCCTGGAAAATCAATCCATGCGATTAAAAATGTCACGGTTAATGAGCCCGCATTCATGGGGCATTTTCCAGGCTATTCAATTTTTCCAGGTGTACTTATTCTTGAAGCGCTAGCTCAGGCTAGTGGTATTCTCGGCTTTAAATCTGTTGCCGATAAAACCGAAGGTGAGTTGTTTTTGTTTGCCTCAATTGATAAAGCCAAATTTAAAAAGCCGGTTCATCCTGGCGATACTATGCATTTGCATTTAGAGTTGATAAAAGAACGTCGTGGCATGTGGAAGTTTTATGGTGAAGCGCGAGTAGACGGCAAAGTAGTCTGCTCTGCAGATTTAATGTGTGCAAGAAAGGCATTGTAATATGGTGAATTCAACGTCATTGATACATCCGCAAGCTATTATTGAAGATGGTGCGGTTATCGGTAAAAATGTAAAAATTGGCCCATGGACTCATATAGCAGCCAATGTTGTTATCGGAGATGATTGTCATATCAGCTCGCACGTAGTTATTAATGGCCCAACTACCATTGGCAAAGGCAATAGAATTTTTCAATTCGCTTCTATTGGTGAAGATTGTCAAGATTTGAAATATGCCGGTGAATTGACCGAATTAGTCATCGGTGACAATAATACCTTCCGCGAAAACTGCACTGTGCATCGTGGTACGGTTCAAGATAAAAGCTTGACCCAAATAGGTAGCAATAACTTATTCATGGCCTACACCCATGTTGCTCATGACTGCATGGTGGGTAGCAACTGTATTTTAGCTAATGGTGCCTCAATTGCAGGTCACGTGCATGTTG includes:
- the lpxA gene encoding acyl-ACP--UDP-N-acetylglucosamine O-acyltransferase, with protein sequence MVNSTSLIHPQAIIEDGAVIGKNVKIGPWTHIAANVVIGDDCHISSHVVINGPTTIGKGNRIFQFASIGEDCQDLKYAGELTELVIGDNNTFRENCTVHRGTVQDKSLTQIGSNNLFMAYTHVAHDCMVGSNCILANGASIAGHVHVGDHVIIGGMAGVHQFCHIGAHCFVAANSLILKDVPPYIMASGQPAKPFGLNSEGLKRRGFDPDVILQIKRAYKAIYRQGLTVDEAIAKIKSAENDLVELTLFTDFIKSSSRGIVR
- the fabZ gene encoding 3-hydroxyacyl-ACP dehydratase FabZ is translated as MELQNNIIDVEEIKTLIPHRYPFLLVDRVLDYTPGKSIHAIKNVTVNEPAFMGHFPGYSIFPGVLILEALAQASGILGFKSVADKTEGELFLFASIDKAKFKKPVHPGDTMHLHLELIKERRGMWKFYGEARVDGKVVCSADLMCARKAL